One stretch of Streptomyces hygroscopicus DNA includes these proteins:
- a CDS encoding UDP glucose 6-dehydrogenase: MQIRRVAVVGTGYVGLTTGACLATLGHRVVCADTDRHKVERLRRGEVDILEPRLPELVREGLDSGRLEFTPDTRAAVAAADVVFLCLPTPMGVGGAADLAAVEAVADQIRDELPHGSVVVNKSTVPVGTAERVAALLDRPDVAVVSNPEFLREGYAVRDFLHPDRIVVGAADQDAARRVAGLYAGLDAPLVLTDAAGAELAKYAANFFLAMKLSFANNLATLCEHFGADVDDVLAGIGHDPRIGSAFLRPGPGWGGSCLPKDTHALLTICQESGVDFPLLGATIETNVEHQRRLVERVVAGCTPGDGSLHGVRLAVLGLAFKAGTSDLRDSPALAIARLLKERGAELHAYDPALRETRPDLSDLLTLADTPEEALRGARACLVLTEWPEFRDLDWEQIAGLLGSPHVYDFRNLLDPDRLRRAGLTCEGIGRTLAMSR, encoded by the coding sequence GTGCAGATACGACGCGTGGCCGTGGTGGGCACCGGATACGTCGGACTGACCACCGGCGCCTGTCTGGCCACCCTCGGCCATCGAGTGGTGTGCGCGGACACCGACCGCCACAAGGTGGAGCGGCTCCGGCGGGGCGAGGTCGACATCCTCGAGCCCCGCCTGCCCGAACTCGTCCGCGAGGGACTGGACTCCGGTCGGCTGGAGTTCACCCCCGACACCCGGGCCGCGGTCGCCGCCGCCGACGTGGTGTTCCTGTGCCTGCCGACCCCGATGGGCGTCGGCGGCGCCGCCGACCTGGCCGCCGTCGAGGCCGTGGCGGACCAGATCCGCGACGAACTGCCGCACGGCAGCGTGGTGGTCAACAAGTCCACCGTGCCCGTCGGCACCGCCGAGCGCGTCGCCGCGCTGCTGGACCGTCCGGACGTGGCCGTGGTGAGCAACCCGGAGTTCCTCCGGGAGGGTTACGCGGTGCGCGACTTCCTCCACCCCGACCGCATCGTGGTCGGCGCCGCGGACCAGGACGCGGCACGGCGGGTGGCCGGTCTGTACGCCGGGCTCGACGCCCCGCTGGTGCTCACCGACGCCGCGGGCGCCGAACTCGCCAAGTACGCGGCCAACTTCTTCCTGGCCATGAAGCTCTCCTTCGCCAACAACCTCGCCACGCTGTGCGAGCACTTCGGCGCCGATGTGGACGATGTGCTCGCGGGCATCGGCCACGACCCCCGCATCGGCTCGGCGTTCCTCCGGCCGGGCCCGGGCTGGGGCGGCTCCTGCCTGCCCAAGGACACCCATGCCCTGCTGACGATCTGTCAGGAGTCGGGCGTGGACTTCCCGCTGCTGGGCGCCACCATCGAGACCAACGTCGAGCACCAGCGTCGGCTCGTCGAGCGCGTGGTGGCCGGGTGCACACCGGGCGACGGCTCGCTGCACGGCGTACGGCTGGCCGTGCTGGGCCTGGCCTTCAAGGCGGGCACCTCCGATCTGCGCGACTCACCGGCCCTGGCCATCGCCCGGCTGCTCAAGGAGCGGGGCGCCGAGCTCCACGCCTACGACCCCGCCCTCCGCGAGACCCGCCCCGACCTCAGCGATCTGCTCACCCTCGCCGACACCCCCGAGGAGGCCCTAAGGGGAGCGCGCGCCTGTCTCGTCCTCACCGAGTGGCCGGAGTTCCGCGACCTCGACTGGGAGCAGATCGCCGGACTGCTCGGCTCCCCGCACGTCTACGACTTCCGCAATCTGCTCGACCCGGACCGGCTCCGCCGCGCCGGGCTGACCTGCGAGGGCATCGGCCGCACGCTCGCGATGTCGCGCTGA